In one window of Bdellovibrio bacteriovorus W DNA:
- a CDS encoding site-specific recombinase (COG4974 Site-specific recombinase XerD): MEKRFHLHENISKYMYFMEFIKSASPLTLKHYGLDLKQAFGDNDSQVLSEDELLKKCRLALNGWASLSLSSRNRKAATLKSFLGWAFQESLLSRDLSLQIICPKVPKKLPHFLSVDEALAVLKALNKEGSLQEQTLFSLLYGGGLRVSEACQLRWDQVFLNRQELRVLGKGKKERVIVLPTLSCQYLEKMKKTSFKETYIWGETALDPRVAYDMVKRSGQRAGLMKPLHPHALRHSFATHLLSSGANLRTLQEMLGHESLQATEKYTHLGIDQLARTMEALHPLGKKKIS; encoded by the coding sequence TTGGAAAAGAGATTTCACCTTCACGAAAATATATCTAAATATATGTATTTTATGGAGTTTATAAAATCTGCCTCGCCCCTTACCTTGAAACATTATGGGCTGGATTTAAAACAAGCATTTGGTGATAATGATTCTCAAGTACTTTCAGAGGATGAACTCTTAAAGAAATGCCGCCTGGCTCTTAATGGTTGGGCCTCTTTAAGTCTTTCTTCTAGAAATAGAAAAGCCGCCACTCTGAAGAGCTTTCTAGGTTGGGCTTTTCAAGAAAGCCTCTTATCTCGAGATCTCTCTTTACAAATCATCTGCCCTAAGGTCCCGAAAAAACTCCCCCACTTCCTCAGTGTCGATGAAGCTTTGGCTGTGCTGAAAGCTTTGAATAAAGAAGGCTCACTGCAGGAACAAACTCTTTTCTCTCTTCTTTATGGCGGTGGCTTGCGTGTGAGTGAAGCCTGCCAACTTCGTTGGGATCAAGTTTTCCTCAATCGCCAAGAATTAAGAGTCCTAGGAAAGGGGAAGAAAGAGCGCGTGATTGTGCTCCCAACTCTTTCTTGCCAATACTTAGAGAAGATGAAAAAGACATCCTTTAAGGAAACCTATATCTGGGGCGAGACGGCCCTCGATCCACGAGTGGCCTACGACATGGTCAAGCGCTCAGGCCAACGTGCGGGACTGATGAAGCCTCTGCATCCCCATGCACTCCGCCATAGCTTTGCCACCCACCTACTATCGAGTGGCGCGAACTTAAGAACTCTGCAAGAAATGCTTGGCCACGAAAGCCTGCAAGCCACGGAGAAGTACACTCATCTAGGTATAGATCAATTGGCTCGCACCATGGAAGCCCTTCATCCCCTCGGGAAGAAAAAGATTTCTTAA
- a CDS encoding hypothetical protein (COG1381 Recombinational DNA repair protein (RecF pathway)) produces MSQEKDKFIILKKVKYGEADLILHAISTSGEKLSFLARAALKSKKRFGGGILEPSHFVSFSYRRSSQAQLHTLQEATLINDFAALKRSYDHLEFALHALECVAKVSQEGDRDSSFLFNLLGNTLKAIEICEDLLVMKMHFYLKFLFQQGVINAEPWMAPFLKTNLSDVNQLKECRGIVDDELRNVEKMLQHYLEHASLL; encoded by the coding sequence GTGTCTCAGGAAAAAGATAAATTTATCATTCTTAAAAAAGTGAAGTATGGGGAAGCTGATTTAATTCTCCATGCTATATCTACTTCAGGAGAAAAACTGTCTTTTTTAGCTCGCGCAGCTCTTAAAAGTAAAAAACGTTTCGGCGGTGGGATTTTAGAGCCATCCCACTTTGTATCCTTTAGTTATCGCCGGAGTTCTCAAGCCCAGCTTCATACTCTTCAAGAGGCTACTTTAATAAATGACTTTGCTGCTTTAAAGCGCAGTTATGATCACTTGGAATTTGCGTTGCATGCTTTAGAGTGTGTGGCGAAAGTCAGCCAAGAGGGTGATCGTGATTCATCTTTTTTATTTAATTTATTGGGAAATACTTTAAAGGCCATAGAAATTTGTGAAGATCTTCTTGTCATGAAGATGCATTTCTATTTAAAGTTTCTCTTCCAACAAGGTGTAATCAATGCGGAGCCATGGATGGCGCCGTTTCTAAAAACAAATCTTTCCGATGTAAACCAATTAAAAGAATGTCGCGGTATTGTGGATGATGAACTTCGCAATGTCGAAAAAATGCTTCAGCATTATCTTGAGCATGCTTCACTTCTTTAG
- a CDS encoding acyl-CoA desaturase (COG1398 Fatty-acid desaturase) → MNKKRIEWPVALFLVLNPLITIALLPVYFYFYGFQWQVFAFALVFAAATNLSITAGYHRLFSHKSYDAHPIAKALFLLIGASGFQGSALKWSSDHRRHHTHIDGEKDPYNINEGFWYAHMGWLFYKDSVDQKIHAPDLEKDWMVKFQHKYFAPLAIVMGFVLPGLITYWMVGNFFGGFVVAGGLRIFLTQQSTFFVNSLCHTLGKQTYSKEISARDSWFVAILTHGEGYHNFHHKFQIDYRNGIKWYHWDPTKWVIRSLNFMGLATKLRQISNVEILKARLQAESAQMTKHGFAEDQLQAMREKILEAQNKMKKLREDYEQFKLDTAKRRDELKEAYDLKVLQFKHDMEIAKLEFRVGMKQWRMHLQQVRSVS, encoded by the coding sequence ATGAACAAAAAACGAATTGAATGGCCGGTGGCTCTTTTTCTGGTGTTAAATCCTCTGATCACCATCGCCCTATTACCCGTCTATTTTTACTTTTATGGTTTTCAATGGCAAGTCTTCGCATTCGCACTCGTGTTTGCGGCAGCTACGAATCTAAGCATCACAGCTGGTTATCACCGACTGTTTTCTCATAAAAGTTATGATGCACATCCAATTGCAAAAGCGCTTTTTCTATTGATCGGTGCTTCGGGATTTCAAGGCTCGGCTTTGAAATGGTCTTCGGATCACCGTCGTCACCATACACATATCGATGGCGAGAAAGATCCTTACAACATCAATGAGGGCTTTTGGTATGCTCACATGGGTTGGTTGTTTTATAAGGACTCTGTAGATCAAAAGATCCACGCCCCTGATCTTGAAAAAGATTGGATGGTAAAGTTTCAACACAAATACTTTGCTCCTTTAGCAATTGTGATGGGCTTTGTTTTACCTGGTTTGATCACTTACTGGATGGTAGGAAATTTCTTCGGCGGTTTTGTTGTTGCGGGAGGGTTAAGAATTTTCCTCACTCAACAAAGCACATTCTTTGTAAACTCTCTTTGCCACACTCTTGGAAAGCAAACTTACTCTAAAGAGATCTCTGCAAGAGACTCTTGGTTTGTAGCGATCCTTACCCATGGCGAAGGCTACCATAACTTCCATCATAAGTTTCAAATCGACTACCGTAATGGGATCAAGTGGTATCACTGGGACCCAACAAAATGGGTAATTCGCTCTTTGAACTTCATGGGCCTTGCAACGAAGCTTCGTCAGATTTCAAACGTTGAAATCTTAAAAGCACGCCTGCAAGCAGAATCTGCGCAGATGACAAAGCATGGTTTTGCTGAAGATCAACTGCAAGCTATGCGCGAGAAAATCCTAGAAGCTCAGAACAAAATGAAGAAACTTCGTGAGGACTATGAGCAGTTTAAATTAGATACTGCTAAACGCAGAGATGAGCTTAAAGAAGCTTACGACCTCAAAGTGCTTCAGTTCAAACACGACATGGAAATTGCTAAGTTAGAGTTCCGAGTCGGTATGAAGCAATGGCGCATGCACTTGCAACAAGTTCGTTCGGTGTCTTAA
- a CDS encoding LysR family transcriptional regulator (COG0583 Transcriptional regulator): MNLAWVNYHHLYYFYIIAKEGSIARAAEKLRLGQPTLSSQLKLLEDSLESELFERKKQRLHLTESGKTAYKYAEQIFLLGDELVAALKERRPNSRIQLRIGALDSVPKSIIEHVMAKALEADNCSISVFEGQGQDLFHDLMSHRLDLLLTNYPASIDKHSVYAKKIARYNVMICAAPEFKHLKKDFPQSLHGQPFVLPTSHSHLRKDLDHFFHSHEIQVDRIAETQDTSLQEILGKKALGLIPLNELSAKELVKRKDLVILGKLPGVYEEIYLLAADRKIKNTVAASLMSMKDLLEKL, from the coding sequence ATGAATTTGGCGTGGGTGAATTACCACCATCTCTATTATTTCTATATTATAGCTAAGGAAGGCAGTATTGCGCGGGCCGCCGAAAAGTTACGCTTAGGGCAACCCACTCTGAGTTCGCAGCTTAAGCTTTTGGAAGACTCTTTAGAAAGTGAACTCTTTGAGCGTAAAAAACAGCGCCTACATTTAACAGAGTCAGGCAAGACGGCCTATAAGTATGCAGAGCAGATCTTTCTGTTGGGCGATGAGCTAGTGGCCGCTCTTAAGGAGCGGCGCCCTAATAGCCGCATCCAGCTTCGGATTGGGGCTTTAGATAGCGTGCCGAAATCTATTATAGAGCACGTCATGGCAAAAGCTTTAGAAGCAGATAATTGTAGCATTTCAGTTTTTGAAGGGCAGGGGCAGGATCTTTTCCATGACTTGATGTCGCATCGACTGGATTTGTTATTAACGAACTATCCCGCAAGCATTGATAAACATTCGGTCTATGCAAAAAAAATTGCTCGATACAACGTGATGATTTGTGCGGCTCCCGAATTCAAACATTTAAAGAAAGACTTCCCGCAGTCTTTGCATGGTCAGCCCTTTGTGTTGCCGACAAGTCATAGTCACTTGCGTAAGGATTTAGATCACTTTTTTCACAGCCACGAAATTCAGGTCGATCGCATTGCAGAGACTCAGGATACCAGCCTTCAAGAAATTTTAGGAAAAAAGGCATTGGGATTAATTCCTTTGAATGAGCTTTCTGCCAAAGAATTGGTAAAGAGAAAAGACCTTGTTATCTTAGGAAAATTACCTGGCGTCTATGAAGAGATCTATTTATTAGCGGCAGACCGCAAAATTAAAAACACAGTGGCTGCGTCTTTAATGTCGATGAAAGATTTATTAGAAAAGCTTTAA
- a CDS encoding putative transport protein (COG0861 Membrane protein TerC, possibly involved in tellurium resistance), translated as MESISLFPFAEYWWFYGCFIVFVMAMLALDLGVFHKNDHAVSFKEALSWSVVWISLAMLFNVGLYFYSLNKFPDPETAKTVALQFLTGFVLEKSLSVDNIFVFVLVFGFFAIPAKYQHRILFFGILGALIFRAIFIALGSILMQYQAVVWIFGAFLIITGVKMMFSEDEQMDPSKNWVIRWMKKHLRVKDQLHGNHFFVRENGLLYATPLFIALMFLEMTDVIFAVDSVPAIFAITNEPLIVFTSNIFAILGLRSLYFLLAGVVDKFHLLKYGLAAVLVFVGLKMVWLNQAFDGHFPILVSLGIIGALIGGSIVASLLFPKKTN; from the coding sequence TTGGAATCGATTTCATTATTTCCGTTTGCCGAATATTGGTGGTTTTATGGCTGCTTCATCGTCTTTGTAATGGCGATGTTGGCCCTCGACCTCGGCGTTTTTCATAAAAATGATCACGCAGTGAGCTTCAAAGAAGCCTTGTCCTGGTCGGTGGTTTGGATCAGCCTTGCCATGCTCTTTAACGTCGGACTTTACTTTTACAGTCTGAACAAGTTCCCGGACCCAGAAACTGCTAAAACTGTAGCCTTACAGTTCTTAACGGGTTTCGTCCTCGAGAAGTCTCTGTCCGTCGACAATATCTTCGTCTTCGTCCTGGTCTTTGGTTTCTTTGCCATCCCCGCGAAATACCAACATCGCATTCTCTTCTTCGGTATCTTAGGAGCTCTAATTTTCCGTGCGATCTTCATCGCTCTGGGATCTATCTTAATGCAATACCAAGCAGTTGTATGGATCTTCGGTGCATTCCTTATTATCACCGGTGTTAAGATGATGTTCTCTGAAGACGAGCAAATGGACCCTTCTAAAAACTGGGTGATCCGTTGGATGAAAAAACATCTGCGCGTAAAAGATCAACTTCACGGGAATCACTTCTTCGTGCGTGAGAATGGACTTCTATATGCAACTCCATTGTTTATCGCTTTGATGTTCTTGGAAATGACAGACGTGATTTTTGCTGTCGACTCTGTTCCGGCAATTTTCGCTATTACAAATGAGCCACTAATTGTTTTCACTTCCAATATCTTTGCGATTCTGGGATTGCGCTCTTTGTACTTCCTACTTGCTGGAGTTGTAGATAAGTTCCATCTCTTGAAATACGGCCTTGCTGCAGTACTAGTTTTCGTCGGACTCAAAATGGTTTGGTTAAACCAAGCTTTCGATGGTCACTTCCCGATTTTAGTCTCTCTAGGCATTATCGGCGCCCTCATCGGCGGCTCTATTGTCGCTTCTTTGCTTTTCCCAAAGAAAACAAATTAA
- a CDS encoding putative 2'-5' RNA ligase (COG1514 2'-5' RNA ligase) translates to MTRRLFIAINASEPLVKTFPPTLKKLKINADRRDMAVKWVPLENLHVTLAFIGERPSEDIPVIEEIMKSISAKIPAFDLKVEDMGAFSSEQDARVLWLGVQNKKILNQLRDELIEGLDQGDLLFREEVRPYVPHLTIGRLKNPRSVKDMISPFKRKSFGKIHINEIVLYESRIQGAFPVYTPVLRYQLLGQPEINETESVL, encoded by the coding sequence ATGACTCGTCGACTTTTTATCGCTATCAACGCATCAGAGCCTTTGGTTAAAACCTTCCCACCAACTCTCAAAAAATTAAAAATTAATGCTGACCGTAGAGATATGGCCGTCAAATGGGTTCCCTTAGAGAATCTCCATGTGACTTTGGCTTTTATAGGTGAAAGACCTAGCGAAGACATTCCAGTTATTGAAGAAATTATGAAATCCATCAGTGCAAAAATTCCAGCCTTTGATTTGAAAGTCGAAGACATGGGAGCTTTTTCCTCCGAACAAGATGCTCGAGTTCTTTGGTTGGGCGTACAAAACAAAAAAATACTCAATCAACTTCGTGATGAACTTATCGAAGGACTCGATCAAGGGGATTTACTTTTCCGCGAAGAGGTCAGACCTTATGTTCCGCACCTTACAATCGGCCGCTTGAAGAATCCGCGCAGCGTGAAAGATATGATCTCTCCTTTTAAAAGGAAGAGTTTCGGAAAAATTCACATCAATGAAATTGTTCTCTATGAGTCCAGGATTCAAGGGGCATTTCCGGTATACACACCCGTTCTGAGATACCAGCTCCTCGGGCAACCTGAAATCAATGAAACGGAATCTGTACTTTAG
- a CDS encoding putative serine proteinase has protein sequence MKQIAILFASLFLTLSASAMELNALGGDSTERRPDQYYSYYFGRILEGQVSYADFTLTAFPDAPAEIKGIHMRRGSSAYSLSHNCPRVLAPSQRCRISVRFWPPFSGFYPGEFRVSMQTHDIYVRLDGQADRRR, from the coding sequence ATGAAACAAATCGCTATTTTGTTCGCAAGTTTGTTCTTAACTTTAAGTGCAAGTGCTATGGAGTTAAATGCCTTGGGGGGGGATTCTACGGAAAGACGACCTGACCAGTACTATTCATATTACTTCGGTCGTATTCTGGAGGGGCAAGTATCATACGCTGACTTCACTTTGACGGCTTTCCCAGATGCCCCAGCTGAAATCAAGGGTATTCATATGCGCCGTGGTAGCAGCGCTTATTCTCTGAGCCACAATTGTCCAAGAGTATTAGCACCTTCTCAGCGCTGCCGTATCAGCGTTAGGTTCTGGCCACCGTTCTCTGGATTTTATCCAGGAGAGTTTCGTGTGAGTATGCAGACCCATGATATTTACGTACGACTTGATGGTCAGGCAGATCGCCGCCGCTAA
- a CDS encoding NADH dehydrogenase I chain I (COG1143 Formate hydrogenlyase subunit 6/NADH:ubiquinone oxidoreductase 23 kD subunit (chain I)), with translation MSVMQNNSRASKWYLPGILAGLGITMKHLLKNLFNRKKMMTLNYPEEKYEYSPRFKGNHVLTVKKDGSLRCTACMLCATNCPAECIKITAAEHEDPTVEKYPISYEIDILRCVFCGFCEEACPVDAVRMGPEWQTPAVNGANFIYDINHLAYRPSLKGGIQTHVDDEERLKSGL, from the coding sequence ATGAGCGTAATGCAAAATAACTCAAGAGCATCTAAGTGGTATTTGCCAGGGATCTTAGCGGGTCTTGGCATCACGATGAAGCACTTGCTAAAGAATCTTTTTAATCGCAAAAAGATGATGACGTTGAACTACCCAGAGGAGAAATACGAATACTCTCCTCGTTTTAAAGGTAACCACGTTTTGACTGTAAAAAAAGACGGGTCACTACGTTGTACAGCTTGTATGCTTTGCGCGACAAACTGCCCAGCCGAGTGTATCAAGATTACTGCAGCTGAGCACGAAGATCCAACAGTAGAGAAATATCCAATTTCCTATGAGATTGATATCCTTCGTTGTGTGTTCTGTGGCTTTTGTGAAGAGGCATGTCCAGTAGATGCTGTTCGCATGGGGCCTGAGTGGCAAACACCAGCAGTTAACGGTGCAAACTTCATCTATGACATCAATCATTTGGCATATCGTCCAAGCCTTAAAGGCGGAATCCAAACTCACGTTGATGATGAAGAACGCTTAAAATCAGGTCTGTAG
- a CDS encoding NADH dehydrogenase I chain G (COG1034 NADH dehydrogenase/NADH:ubiquinone oxidoreductase 75 kD subunit (chain G)): MLKCTINGKEIEVKEGTSIIKAMVDSGERIAHYCWHDGLSVAGVCRLCMVEIEGNPRVQIACNTMITEGMKINNTSDKVRDAVKWGLDFHLINHPLDCPICDQAGECGLQDQYMEYGKYDPEMAEPKQKKHKVVDLGPTVVLDSERCILCSRCVRFTEEVSKTNELGIFNRGDRSEIGTHDGVKLDNKYSLNTVDICPVGALTSKDFRFRQRVWYLKDSETICNGCSTGCNVKAYYNKEGFFRVKPVYNEDVNGHWMCDEGRDFYKFVNRENRILKGQVRGVNGWEEMPAGAVAKKTHEVIKATPAGALGLVLTAQYTVEEFEAMVSTFVNEFKTNKIYFWVNNKESFESFDGLLLRGDKNPNTKGLLKVLEKHNITATWTDLSAGIASGEIKTLVVAGPENQAAFPEMNAKVAEFAKVQNLIWIQSSKNDAVMALTGNVYVIPAKSFVEKDGTFINHSGLEQKFKKVTTIVSEALTLTEVALLMAGKNLAIPTAEKPFHPHNQRPDQVELEARKKNEFVFRRGSL; encoded by the coding sequence ATGCTGAAATGCACCATTAATGGCAAAGAGATCGAAGTAAAAGAAGGCACATCGATCATCAAAGCAATGGTTGATTCTGGTGAGCGTATTGCTCACTACTGCTGGCACGATGGTTTATCTGTGGCAGGTGTATGTCGTCTTTGTATGGTTGAAATCGAAGGAAATCCACGTGTGCAAATTGCTTGTAACACAATGATTACCGAAGGAATGAAGATCAACAACACATCTGACAAAGTTCGTGATGCTGTTAAATGGGGTCTTGATTTCCATCTTATCAACCATCCATTGGACTGCCCAATCTGCGACCAAGCCGGTGAGTGTGGTTTGCAAGATCAATATATGGAGTACGGTAAGTACGATCCAGAAATGGCTGAACCAAAACAGAAGAAGCATAAAGTTGTCGATTTAGGACCCACAGTTGTTCTAGATTCTGAGCGCTGCATTCTTTGCTCTCGCTGTGTTCGTTTTACAGAAGAAGTTTCTAAAACGAATGAGTTGGGAATTTTCAACCGTGGTGATCGTTCTGAAATCGGAACTCACGACGGTGTGAAGCTTGATAATAAATATTCATTGAACACAGTGGATATCTGCCCAGTTGGAGCTTTGACTTCTAAAGACTTCCGTTTCCGTCAGCGTGTTTGGTATCTAAAAGACTCAGAAACTATCTGTAATGGTTGTTCTACAGGCTGTAACGTTAAAGCTTACTACAATAAAGAAGGCTTTTTCCGCGTGAAGCCAGTTTACAATGAAGATGTCAACGGTCACTGGATGTGTGATGAAGGTAGAGATTTCTATAAATTCGTAAATCGCGAAAACCGTATCCTTAAAGGACAGGTTCGTGGTGTGAATGGTTGGGAAGAAATGCCAGCGGGAGCGGTTGCAAAGAAAACCCACGAGGTTATCAAAGCCACACCAGCAGGAGCTTTGGGACTTGTTCTAACAGCGCAATACACTGTGGAAGAGTTCGAAGCGATGGTTTCTACTTTCGTAAACGAATTTAAAACTAATAAAATTTACTTCTGGGTCAATAACAAAGAATCTTTTGAAAGCTTCGATGGCTTGTTACTTCGTGGTGACAAGAATCCAAATACAAAAGGTTTGTTAAAAGTTCTGGAAAAGCACAACATCACTGCAACTTGGACTGATCTGTCTGCTGGAATTGCTTCTGGAGAAATTAAAACTCTAGTGGTGGCAGGTCCAGAAAACCAAGCAGCCTTCCCAGAGATGAATGCAAAAGTTGCTGAATTTGCAAAAGTTCAGAATCTTATTTGGATTCAATCTTCGAAGAACGATGCTGTGATGGCTTTGACAGGCAATGTTTACGTGATTCCTGCGAAGTCTTTTGTTGAAAAAGACGGAACATTTATCAATCACTCAGGCCTTGAGCAGAAGTTTAAAAAAGTAACGACAATCGTTTCTGAAGCTCTGACTTTGACTGAGGTTGCATTGTTGATGGCGGGTAAGAATTTGGCAATTCCAACTGCGGAGAAGCCATTCCATCCACACAACCAGCGTCCAGACCAAGTTGAGTTGGAAGCTCGTAAAAAGAATGAGTTTGTCTTTAGAAGAGGTAGCTTATGA
- a CDS encoding NADH dehydrogenase I, F subunit (COG1894 NADH:ubiquinone oxidoreductase, NADH-binding (51 kD) subunit) — translation MAETKLLTEFYHLPEFQTLAGYQAHGGYSTLTKAFKMEPQAIIDEVKASGLRGRGGAGFPTGMKWGFLPKNGEPRYLLCNADEGEPGTFKDRLMMERAPHQLIEGMIMSAYAIGSHKGYIYVRGEYYYPVECLEKAVKEAYAAGLLGKNILGSGFDFDLDVYRGAGAYICGEETGMISSLEGLKGQPKLKPPFPAVQGYLKKPTIVNNVETLAAVKYIIRDGAEAYKKYGTEKSTGTKLFALSGNVQKPGNYEVPLGYSLLDLINNEGGGMKPGRKLKAVIPGGSSAPVITAEEAAKANLDYESLAGLGTMLGSGAVIVMDDSQCMVDMLGVLTHFYAHESCGQCTPCREGTGWLDKIVHSILEGRGRLQDIDLLVKVADNMKGKTICALSDAAALPVLSFVTKFRDEFEFYVREGRSKVKGTTYAEMHH, via the coding sequence ATGGCTGAAACTAAATTACTGACAGAATTCTATCACCTTCCTGAGTTTCAAACTCTTGCTGGATATCAAGCTCATGGCGGTTATTCGACACTGACAAAAGCTTTTAAAATGGAGCCTCAGGCGATCATTGATGAAGTGAAAGCTTCAGGTCTTCGTGGCCGTGGGGGCGCAGGTTTCCCAACAGGTATGAAGTGGGGATTCTTGCCAAAAAATGGCGAGCCTCGCTACTTACTATGTAATGCCGATGAAGGGGAGCCGGGAACATTTAAAGACCGTTTGATGATGGAGAGAGCTCCTCATCAATTGATCGAAGGTATGATTATGTCTGCCTATGCGATCGGTTCTCATAAAGGTTATATCTACGTTCGTGGTGAATACTACTATCCAGTAGAGTGCCTTGAGAAAGCTGTTAAAGAAGCTTATGCAGCAGGTCTTCTTGGTAAAAACATTCTAGGTTCTGGTTTTGATTTCGATCTTGATGTTTATCGCGGAGCAGGTGCTTATATCTGCGGCGAAGAAACAGGAATGATTTCTTCTCTTGAGGGATTGAAAGGGCAACCAAAGTTGAAGCCTCCATTCCCTGCGGTTCAAGGTTATTTGAAAAAACCAACAATTGTGAACAACGTAGAAACTTTAGCTGCAGTAAAATACATCATTCGTGATGGTGCTGAAGCTTATAAAAAATACGGCACAGAAAAATCCACAGGAACAAAATTATTTGCTCTTTCTGGAAACGTGCAAAAGCCAGGTAACTACGAAGTTCCACTTGGATATTCGTTATTAGATCTGATCAACAACGAAGGTGGCGGAATGAAGCCAGGTCGTAAGTTGAAAGCGGTTATCCCGGGTGGTTCTTCAGCTCCTGTAATTACAGCTGAAGAGGCTGCAAAAGCGAATCTAGATTACGAGTCACTTGCAGGATTGGGCACAATGCTTGGATCTGGAGCTGTGATTGTGATGGATGACTCTCAATGTATGGTTGATATGTTGGGTGTTTTGACTCACTTCTATGCCCATGAATCTTGTGGTCAGTGTACGCCTTGCCGCGAAGGTACAGGGTGGTTGGACAAGATCGTTCACTCGATCTTAGAAGGCCGTGGTCGCTTACAGGATATCGATCTTCTAGTAAAAGTTGCTGACAACATGAAGGGTAAAACTATTTGCGCCCTTTCTGATGCGGCGGCTTTACCAGTATTAAGTTTTGTCACTAAATTTAGAGATGAATTTGAATTCTACGTTCGTGAAGGACGTTCGAAAGTAAAAGGAACGACGTATGCTGAAATGCACCATTAA
- a CDS encoding NADH dehydrogenase I chain E (COG1905 NADH:ubiquinone oxidoreductase 24 kD subunit): MFKLSEEGLAGVRKELTRFEAKESAIIPSLYIAQKENNGFITPEMITYLSQVMEIPESRINEVFKFYTMFNQKPVGKYHVQVCTNISCALEGGRELANYICKELGVKYDEVTEDGRFTVSKVQCLGSCGTAPMMQVNEKYHENLTPETAMNLLRGMK, translated from the coding sequence ATGTTTAAACTAAGTGAAGAGGGCTTAGCAGGAGTAAGAAAAGAACTGACTCGCTTCGAAGCAAAAGAGTCTGCAATTATTCCTAGCCTTTACATTGCACAAAAAGAAAACAACGGCTTTATTACGCCTGAGATGATCACTTATCTTTCTCAAGTGATGGAGATTCCTGAATCTCGTATCAATGAAGTTTTTAAGTTCTATACAATGTTCAATCAGAAGCCAGTGGGTAAATATCACGTTCAAGTTTGCACGAATATCTCTTGTGCACTTGAGGGTGGTCGTGAGCTAGCAAACTATATCTGTAAAGAACTTGGTGTGAAGTACGATGAAGTGACTGAAGATGGTCGCTTCACAGTTTCCAAAGTTCAGTGCTTGGGCTCGTGTGGAACCGCTCCAATGATGCAAGTAAATGAAAAGTATCATGAGAACTTAACTCCAGAAACTGCGATGAACTTGTTAAGAGGAATGAAGTAA